A genomic stretch from Phoenix dactylifera cultivar Barhee BC4 unplaced genomic scaffold, palm_55x_up_171113_PBpolish2nd_filt_p 002322F, whole genome shotgun sequence includes:
- the LOC103723475 gene encoding guanine nucleotide-binding protein subunit beta-like protein A: MADTLILRGTMRGHSDVVTGIATPIDNSDMIVSSSRDKSILVWHLTKDAPLSTDGAAASSYGVPRRRLTGHSHFVEDVVLSSDGQFALSGSWDGELRLWDLNTGATTRRFVGHTKDVLSVAFSVDNRQIVSASRDRTIKLWNTLGECKYTIQDADGHTNWVSCVRFSPNAFQPIIVSGSWDRTVKVWNLTNCKLRCTLAGHGGYVSAVAVSPDGSLCASGGKDGITLLWDLAEGKRLYSLDAGAIIHALCFSPNRYWLCAATQDSVKIWDLENKSIVQDLKPETPTSKNQMLYCTSLSWSADGSTLFTGYTDGTIRVWEVSRY, from the exons ATGGCGGACACCCTTATCCTCCGCGGCACGATGCGCGGCCACAGCGACGTGGTGACGGGGATCGCCACCCCGATCGACAATTCCGACATGATCGTCTCCTCGTCCCGGGACAAGTCCATCCTCGTGTGGCACCTCACCAAGGACGCCCCCCTCTCTACTGATGgtgccgccgcctcctcctacggcgtcccccgccgccgcctcaCCGGTCACTCTCACTTCGTGGAGGACGTGGTCCTTTCCTCCGACGGCCAGTTCGCCCTCTCCGGCTCCTGGGACGGTGAGCTCCGCCTCTGGGACCTCAACACAGGCGCCACCACCCGCCGCTTCGTCGGCCACACCAAGGACGTCCTCTCCGTCGCCTTTTCCGTCGACAACCGCCAGATCGTCTCCGCCTCCCGCGACCGCACCATCAAGCTCTGGAACACCCTCGGCGAGTGCAAGTACACCATCCAGGACGCCGACGGCCACACCAACTGGGTCAGCTGCGTCCGATTCAGCCCCAACGCCTTCCAGCCCATAATCGTCTCCGGCTCCTGGGACCGCACCGTCAAGGTCTGGAACCTCACCAACTGCAAGCTCCGCTGCACCCTCGCCGGCCACGGCGGCTACGTCAGCGCTGTCGCCGTCAGCCCCGACGGGTCGCTCTGCGCCAGCGGTGGGAAAGACGGGATCACCCTGCTCTGGGACCTCGCTGAGGGGAAGCGGCTCTACTCGCTCGATGCCGGGGCAATCATTCACGCGCTTTGCTTCAGCCCGAACAGGTACTGGCTCTGCGCCGCCACCCAGGACAGCGTCAAGATCTGGGATCTCGAGAACAAGTCCATTGTGCAGGATCTCAAGCCCGAAACGCCCACCAGCAAGAACCAG ATGCTATACTGTACAAGCTTGAGTTGGAGCGCTGATGGAAGCACCCTGTTTACTGGTTACACTGATGGTACCATCAGAGTCTGGGAAGTTAGTCGCTATTAG